From the genome of Salvia hispanica cultivar TCC Black 2014 unplaced genomic scaffold, UniMelb_Shisp_WGS_1.0 HiC_scaffold_535, whole genome shotgun sequence:
AGTCTGTGGTAATGACAAATGTGCTGATTGTGGTGCTTCTGAACCAGATTGGGCATCCTTGAATCTTGGTGTTCTTGTATGCATTGAATGCTCTGGTGTTCACCGTAATCTTGGTGTGCACATATCTAAGGTATAGGCTACATAATTTTACTAGGCTTAGCACTAGGACACCACTATTGAATATCCCTGCTTATAATTCGCTAGCAGAAGGCAATTTAATTGCCTACCCTATATTTGGGATCTTAATTAAAAACTGTTCACCTATAGCTTTCATAATCTCTTGAAGGAAATGCTTACTGGATTTTGTGTTGTGTTCAACACATACTTTTGCTCTAAAGTATGAGTTAACATGCAATTCCATTCTTGCTCCTTCTTGCAGGTCAGGTCACTAACTCTCGACGTTAAGGTCTGGGAGCCGTCTGTTTTAAATCTATTTCAGTCTCTGGGAAACACCTTTGCAAATTCAGTATGGGAGGAATTACTGCAGTCAAAGGGTGTCTTCCAAGTCGATCTTGGTCCGACAGGGTAATGCTTATTttaacttaataaattatgtgcTTTGGCGAGTTGCTTTTGGTATAAAATCTATGCACATCATTACttatttattcctttttttttctgtagATTGTACCAGAGTAATAAGTCACAAATGGTTTACTTCAGCAAGCCCAGTCCCGCAGATTCAATTTCTACAAAGGAGAAATTTATTCATGCGAAGGTAATTTCTTATCaatctcttattttaaatcGAGTATCTCGTTATCTCTCATCTTATATATGAGCTGCTTCTGCTTCCACTGGCACAGTATGcagataaattttttgttcaGAAGGCCATGGACCACCAGCCTCTAGCACAGCAGATGTGGGATGCTGTCCGTGCCAATGATAAGAAGGCTGTCTACGGGCTCATTGTCAACTCAGGAATAGATATAAATGCTATTTATGGGCAAGGAGCTAGTAGCTCGTCTCTCACCCTTGCCAAAGTAATGCTGTTGCAAGAGCAGACTGCTCATGATCCGTACTCTGATTGCTTGGAAGCCGAGATGTTGCATGATACGTTTCCAAGCTCCATAAACCCAGCATGTACAAGCAAAGACAACAGTTCTGTTGAGGATATCGACGGATGCTCCTTGCTTCACCTTGCCTGTGAAACTGCGGATATAGGAATGATAGAGCTTCTTTTGCAATATGGTGCAAACATAAATGCGACTGATTCCAGGTCACACACACCCCTTCACCGGTGTATCATTAAAGGCAAAGCAGCATTAGCAAAGCTTCTCCTAACAAGGTAACAAATCATTTTGGGTTTAATATTGGGTATTAATAAACCTGATTGAGAGATGGTGGAGCTTAATTGccataaaaaattgtgtatgGATAGTTAGTTCTCTTTCACTGACTAATCTGTTCATTTCAGAGGAGCTGATCCACGAGCTGTTGACTACCAAGGAAGATCCTCACTCCAGCTTGCTGTAGAATATAGTTTTGATGACACTCCTTCTATACtctgataaataattattgaatagtAAGATTTTCATTAAAGTTCTTAtgattaaaagttaattaGAAATTGTTTTCCCCCTTATTTCTAAGTGAATATTCG
Proteins encoded in this window:
- the LOC125199527 gene encoding ADP-ribosylation factor GTPase-activating protein AGD3-like — encoded protein: SSQTPDRCLPTSPMGSGHHRSTSESSSFESADFDHGAIEEYTSERFNSLQIDRPLRNSQQQRTGVKTEKPIDVLRKVCGNDKCADCGASEPDWASLNLGVLVCIECSGVHRNLGVHISKVRSLTLDVKVWEPSVLNLFQSLGNTFANSVWEELLQSKGVFQVDLGPTGLYQSNKSQMVYFSKPSPADSISTKEKFIHAKYADKFFVQKAMDHQPLAQQMWDAVRANDKKAVYGLIVNSGIDINAIYGQGASSSSLTLAKVMLLQEQTAHDPYSDCLEAEMLHDTFPSSINPACTSKDNSSVEDIDGCSLLHLACETADIGMIELLLQYGANINATDSRSHTPLHRCIIKGKAALAKLLLTRGADPRAVDYQGRSSLQLAVEYSFDDTPSIL